DNA sequence from the Tenacibaculum mesophilum genome:
ATTGAATCCTACAGCGCTTACAATAAGCTTATGATTAGAGTTTGGAACATTTGTTATAGTAAAACGACCATTTTCATTGGTTTCGGCTCCTAATTTAGTTCCTTTAATAAATACATTCGCATAAGGAATAGTTTCATTGTTTTCTGATTTTACAACTCCTTGTAGGGTTGCTTGACTATACATTGTTTGAATACAACTACATAAAAGTAGTACGGTTGCAATAATTCTCATTTTTTTTCCTCTTTGAGAGATTTGTTTTAAAATATTTAATTTTTCGTTTGGGTATAACTATAAAATGCTTTGAAACGCTTTTATTTTTTTACAAAAGATTCTATTGTTTCATTTATTTGTTGTTCTTCAGATACTTTTTCGGAGAATAAATGCTTGTATAAAGGTTTGTTGTTTACTTTAGTTTCTAAAGAGAGGTTAGTGTTTCTTCCATAAACTTCATCCCATTTAGATCTAACTTTTTGCCATTTCACACTGTTTTTTTTCCACCAGTCTTGAGCAGCTTTACATTTATTATCATCTACTTTTACGTAGGTGTTGTACCCTTTTTCATGAGCTATAACAATATCTTTTTTACCTTCTTCTCTTATGATTTTTTTGTTATCTTGATCGTGTAACCAACCATAGTTTGTGATTTCATGACGGTTACCTCTTTCAGTTACATTATAATCGCTTCTTTTGGTATATTCTCTTCTTGGTAAGGGTGCATCTGTAGTATTTTCCCAGTAACTTTTTCCGTCTACATGTACCCAAGTACCAGAGCCTTCGTATCGTGGACTATCGTCTACTTGATATACTTTTTGTGTCCACTGTTTTTTTACTTCTGATTTTGGTTTGTTTTTATAAAGCCAATTGTTATTTCCATTGAACATGTAAAAATCAGTGTTTTCGTACAACCAATCTTGTCTCCAATGTTTTACAATATGAGGATTTGCTGGATTTCCTACCTGTAGTAAGTGTTGAATTGAAATTTTATCATTTTCGTCAACAATTAAACCTGCCCACTCTAAAGCTTTATCTGTTTTTGTTTTGGAAGGTTTGTATAGAGAGTCTTTACTAAAGTTAAATGTTTCAGCAAAGTTGAAAGTAACTTCATAACAACCACACATTTTTTTTATAGCTGCTCTATCTTTTTTCTTCTTGTTTTGAGCGTTAATTGTAAGTGCAGATAGTATTAATAAACCACCTAAAAATATTTTTTTCATCGTGAGTTTTGTTTGAATTTATTTTTTGACAAAAATATAACTTTTATTTAGATTGGTTAAAAATAAAGAATATATTTGCAGAAAATTATTAAGAATGTTTCTAAATAACAAAGTGGTTTTTTTATTGATGCTTTTAGCATGTCAAGTCTTTTCTCAAGAAAAAGAAGAGGTAAGACGTGATAGTACTCATTATAATAAATTGGAAGAGGTTGTTGTAACAGGGCAGTATAATCCTAAATCGATAAAAAAATCGGTATATAATGTAACTATCATAGATAAAAAACAAATAGAAAGTCAAGCAGCTAATAATTTAGCGGATGTATTAAACTTTAAACTAAACTTAACAGTTATACCAAATTCTCAGTC
Encoded proteins:
- a CDS encoding DUF6607 family protein, which gives rise to MKKIFLGGLLILSALTINAQNKKKKDRAAIKKMCGCYEVTFNFAETFNFSKDSLYKPSKTKTDKALEWAGLIVDENDKISIQHLLQVGNPANPHIVKHWRQDWLYENTDFYMFNGNNNWLYKNKPKSEVKKQWTQKVYQVDDSPRYEGSGTWVHVDGKSYWENTTDAPLPRREYTKRSDYNVTERGNRHEITNYGWLHDQDNKKIIREEGKKDIVIAHEKGYNTYVKVDDNKCKAAQDWWKKNSVKWQKVRSKWDEVYGRNTNLSLETKVNNKPLYKHLFSEKVSEEQQINETIESFVKK